From Montipora foliosa isolate CH-2021 chromosome 6, ASM3666993v2, whole genome shotgun sequence, a single genomic window includes:
- the LOC138006832 gene encoding serine/threonine-protein kinase 32B-like, whose product MGAIQSNRKPSYDVNGEVNFDHFQILRAIGKGAFGKVCIVQKKDTKAMYAMKYMNKSACIKKDAVRNVLRELEILKSLEHPFLVNLWFAFQDEEDMFMVVDLLLGGDMRYHLQQVTKFDESRVKLYLCELGSALGYLRFKRVIHRDLKPDNLLLDEKGHVHLTDFNIATILEEGKLATSMSGTKPYMAPEVFASASDEVKGYSFGVDWWSLGVCMYEILRSKRPYEILASSNLSDVRQIFASQSVHYPTTWSRDMIRVLHRLLQRDPKKRLNSLELLKQESLMADVDWEAVESVNVQPGFIPPKDHLNCDPTYELEEMIIEAKPLHKKKKRLKKLSSRTEIEEQMDPVQVCLEEIKRDFQIYNREKLPSQRRLTAPDCSSSLNEKTEQAIPEMVLTDVT is encoded by the exons ATGGGTGCTATTCAGTCGAACCGCAAACCTTCTTATGATGTTAATGGTGAAG TCAATTTCGATCACTTTCAGATTCTTCGAGCGATTGGAAAAGGAGCTTTCGGAAAG gTTTGCATTGTCCAAAAGAAAGACACAAAGGCAATGTATGCTATGAAGTACATGAATAAATCTGCCTGCATCAAAAAAGACGCCGTACGAAATGTTCTACGCGAGTTGGAAATTCTCAAGTCCCTGGAACATCCATTTCTTGTCAATTTGTGGTTCGCATTTCAAGACGAAGAGGACATGTTTATGGTCGTAGATCTCCTTCTAGGTGGTGACATGCGATATCACTTGCAACAAGTAACGAAATTTGACGAATCGAGAGTGAAACTATATTTGTGCGAGCTTGGATCAGCCCTTGGTTACTTGCGATTCAAGAGAGTTATACACAG GGATTTAAAACCGGACAATTTGTTACTCGATGAAAAAG GTCATGTCCATTTGACAGATTTCAAcatagctacaatcttggaggAGGGTAAACTAGCAACTTCCATGTCTGGAACAAAGCCTTACATgg CCCCTGAAGTTTTTGCTTCAGCCTCTGATGAAGTCAAAGGATATTCATTTGGTGTTGATTGGTGGAGTCTGGGTGTTTGTATGTATGAAATACTCAGATCAAAG AGACCATATGAAATTCTTGCTAGTTCAAACCTGTCAGATGTGCGGCAAATTTTCGCATCTCAGTCAGTGCACTACCCCACAACTTGGTCACGAGATATGATACGTGTACTCCACAGA CTTCTCCAACGGGATCCTAAGAAAAGACTTAACAGCTTGGAACTTTTAAAGCAAGAAAGTTTAATGGCAGATGTTGACTGGGAGGCTGTAGAGTCTGTTAATGTCCAGCCTGGATTTATTCCTCCA AAAGATCACTTGAACTGTGACCCTACCTATGAACTAGAAGAGATGATCATAGAGGCAAAACCACTtcacaagaagaaaaagagacTCAAGAAGCTATCAAGTAGAACT GAAATTGAGGAACAAATGGATCCAGTTCAAGTATGCTTGGAAGAAATAAAGAGAGATTTCCAAATATATAACAGGGAAAA GTTGCCCTCACAAAGAAGACTAACAGCACCTGACTGCAGTTCAAGCCTTAATGAGAAAACAGAGCAAGCAATTCCAGAAATGGTGTTAACCGATGTAACATAA